In a genomic window of Mycolicibacillus parakoreensis:
- the ctaJ gene encoding aa3-type cytochrome oxidase subunit CtaJ, with amino-acid sequence MAEIHLYFVGIPLGLTLLLALWIWSHKGAHAPTYRMSEPWTHPPVLWAATDEAVGAPAHGHDTAEFSVGGGASGKW; translated from the coding sequence ATGGCAGAGATCCACCTCTATTTCGTGGGCATCCCGCTGGGGCTGACGCTGCTGTTGGCACTGTGGATCTGGTCCCACAAGGGCGCGCACGCGCCGACCTACCGGATGTCGGAGCCGTGGACGCACCCACCGGTGCTGTGGGCGGCCACCGACGAGGCCGTCGGCGCGCCCGCGCACGGTCACGACACCGCCGAGTTCAGCGTGGGAGGTGGCGCAAGTGGCAAGTGGTGA
- a CDS encoding DUF5130 family protein, translating to MASGDVATVDPAGLPAGSVITSSGRVSGVTEPGALSVNYPFPIKDLVRLDDALTYGSRGAQAMFAVYIGDLGSDTAARAREILGSVPTPNNAVLVAVSPDQRAVEVAYGAGLRGRGAESAAPLGVAAAAAAFAEGNLIDGLISAVRVISAAISPG from the coding sequence GTGGCAAGTGGTGACGTCGCGACGGTGGATCCCGCCGGCCTGCCGGCCGGCTCGGTGATCACCAGCAGCGGGCGGGTCTCCGGAGTCACCGAGCCCGGTGCGCTGTCGGTGAACTACCCGTTCCCGATCAAAGACCTGGTGCGCCTCGACGACGCGCTGACCTACGGGTCGCGGGGCGCGCAGGCGATGTTCGCCGTCTACATCGGCGACCTCGGCTCCGACACCGCCGCCCGCGCCCGCGAGATCCTCGGATCGGTGCCCACCCCGAACAACGCCGTGCTGGTCGCGGTCTCCCCGGACCAGCGCGCGGTGGAGGTCGCCTACGGCGCCGGACTGCGCGGTCGGGGTGCCGAATCGGCCGCGCCGCTCGGTGTCGCGGCCGCCGCGGCGGCGTTCGCCGAGGGCAACCTGATCGACGGGCTGATCAGCGCGGTGCGGGTGATCAGCGCCGCCATCTCCCCGGGCTGA